In Lonchura striata isolate bLonStr1 chromosome 2, bLonStr1.mat, whole genome shotgun sequence, a single genomic region encodes these proteins:
- the GJA5 gene encoding gap junction alpha-5 protein — MGEWSFLGDFLEKVHKHSTVVGKVWLTVLFIFRMLVLGTAAESSWGDEQSDFMCDTQQPGCENVCYDKAFPISHVRFWVLQIIFVSTPSLVYMGHAMHTVRMEEKRKMKEAEIEARENKNGGDTYYQQKCSVAEKETKLSGWDEAGGQIILRGSLLNTYVYSILIRTAMEVAFIVGQYILYGIFLETLYICQRAPCPHPVNCYVSRPTEKNVFIVFMLAVAVLSLFLSLAELYHLGWKKAKERCSRSYKSSPSTAPGRLESAPQADRPQMYTPPPDFNQCLSSPNGKFISPFSNKMASQQNTANFATERVHSQEDAAGEGPFIKSSYVESPEVASECAAPAFPENYFNEKRRLSKASRASSKARSDDLSV; from the coding sequence ATGGGGGAGTGGAGTTTCCTGGGAGACTTCCTCGAGAAGGTCCACAAACATTCCACAGTGGTGGGGAAAGTCTGGCTGACTGTGCTCTTCATCTTCCGGATGCTGGTGCTGGGAACAGCGGCGGAGTCCTCCTGGGGGGACGAGCAGTCTGACTTCATGTGTGACACCCAGCAGCCCGGCTGCGAGAACGTCTGCTACGACAAGGCCTTCCCCATCTCCCACGTCCGCTTTTGGGTCCTCCAGATCATCTTTGTGTCCACCCCGTCCCTGGTGTACATGGGCCATGCCATGCACACGGTGCGCAtggaggagaagaggaagatgaAGGAGGCAGAAATAGAGGCCCGAGAGAACAAAAATGGTGGTGACACATACTATCAGCAGAAGTGCTCCGTGGCAGAGAAGGAGACCAAGCTGTCTGGCTGGGATGAAGCAGGAGGCCAAATCATACTCAGGGGCAGCCTGCTGAACACCTACGTCTACAGCATTTTGATTCGAACTGCCATGGAAGTGGCCTTCATTGTGGGGCAGTACATCCTGTACGGGATTTTCCTGGAGACCCTGTACATCTGCCAGCGGGCACCGTGCCCCCACCCTGTCAACTGCTACGTGTCCCGCCCCACGGAGAAGAACGTGTTCATCGTCTTCATGCTGGCTGTGGCAGTGCTCTCCCTCTTCCTCAGCCTGGCCGAGCTGTACCACTTGGGCTGGAAGAAAGCcaaggagaggtgctccaggtcTTACAaatccagccccagcacagcccccggcAGGCTAGAGTCTGCCCCGCAGGCAGACAGGCCACAGATGTACACCCCGCCGCCGGATTTTAACCAGTGCTTGTCAAGTCCCAACGGGAAGTTCATCAGCCCCTTCAGCAACAAGATGGCCTCCCAGCAGAACACCGCCAACTTTGCCACTGAGAGGGTCCACAGCCAGGAGGATGCTGCTGGGGAAGGGCCCTTCATTAAGTCCAGCTATGTGGAGAGTCCAGAGGTGGCCAGTGAATGTGCGGCACCTGCCTTCCCTGAGAACTACTTCAACGAGAAACGCCGGCTCAGCAAGGCCAGCCGTGCCAGCAGCAAGGCAAGGTCGGATGATTTGTCTGTGTGA